In Candidatus Hydrogenedens sp., the genomic window AACTCGTAAGACGCAATCCCTATATAAACCAATCCCACTGGTTTTGTCAAAGTGCCTCCACCAGGTCCTGCAATACCTGTAACACCAATTCCAAGCATACTTCCTAAATGTTTGCAAACTCCCAAAGCCATTTCTTTTGCAACAGGCTCACTTACTGCACCATATTCCACTAACAAATGCTCAGGAACACCTAATAATTTCTTTTTTAATTCATTACTATATGCTACAATACCCCCTAAAAAAACAGCAGAGGAGCCTGGTACATTTGTAAGACGGTGAGCAATAAGACCACCTGTGCAAGATTCGGCTGTTGCAAGGCTTATATTTCTTTCTGTAAGTTGATGTATTATTAATTCCTCAGTTGTCATTTGCTACC contains:
- a CDS encoding CinA family protein, which encodes MTTEELIIHQLTERNISLATAESCTGGLIAHRLTNVPGSSAVFLGGIVAYSNELKKKLLGVPEHLLVEYGAVSEPVAKEMALGVCKHLGSMLGIGVTGIAGPGGGTLTKPVGLVYIGIASYELGQCHVYEFRFSGSRLEIKQQTADNALNLIINTLKLLKK